The following are encoded together in the Leptospira langatensis genome:
- a CDS encoding deoxyribodipyrimidine photo-lyase, producing the protein MFSEKNLIRVREGNRKPVLEEGEYILYWIRANRRLAWNHCLDYSIHLAQKFKKPLVIFESVMMDFEWSSPRLHQFLLEGLCDTAEEADRSGFAFWPFVETIDRRLEDQIPSILEKAALVVTDDFPCFFLPEHAEKLGESLKCKLLLVDSNSVTPLASYEKDYSYARVLRPRLHDRFAESYLFHSDPKPKAKGLPDPKKVSRPDLLFAGKREDIPKYIQKMKCRFPEIRPFPGRIGGRKEGLKILKEFIRTGLPYYSEEHSEPRPPTTTKASSLSAYLHFGMISAEEIVNAVLGSDPKVDWSPDLLNSSYRGKNAGFFHPNENVNSFLDELLTWRELGYLLFYRSPSFRKDLSILPDWAKQSLHLHRKDKREYLYSKEELENAKTHDPVWNAAQKELVLTGSMQNYLRMLWGKKILEWARSPEEAFSILEDLNHKYAYDGRDPNSYTGILWCFGAFDRPWFPERAVFGNIRYMSSDSTAKKFKLKPYLAYIKSLEEGAGPDLFA; encoded by the coding sequence TTGTTTTCGGAAAAGAATTTAATTCGAGTCAGAGAAGGAAATCGAAAACCGGTTTTGGAAGAAGGGGAGTATATCCTCTATTGGATCCGGGCCAACCGAAGGCTTGCTTGGAACCATTGCCTGGATTATTCCATCCATCTCGCTCAAAAATTCAAGAAGCCTCTCGTCATCTTTGAATCTGTAATGATGGACTTTGAATGGAGTTCTCCTCGTTTGCATCAATTCCTGTTAGAAGGACTTTGCGATACCGCAGAAGAGGCGGATAGATCCGGATTTGCATTCTGGCCTTTCGTAGAGACGATTGATAGAAGATTAGAAGACCAGATCCCTTCTATTTTAGAGAAAGCAGCCCTTGTGGTAACCGATGATTTCCCCTGCTTCTTCTTGCCGGAGCATGCGGAGAAGCTTGGAGAGAGCCTGAAATGCAAGCTTCTACTTGTGGACTCTAATTCAGTCACTCCTTTGGCATCTTATGAAAAGGATTATTCCTATGCCCGAGTTCTTAGGCCTCGTTTGCATGATCGATTTGCGGAAAGCTATTTGTTTCATTCCGATCCAAAACCGAAAGCGAAGGGATTGCCCGATCCTAAGAAAGTCTCCAGACCGGATCTTCTTTTTGCGGGAAAGAGGGAGGATATTCCCAAATACATTCAAAAAATGAAATGTAGGTTTCCGGAAATCCGACCCTTCCCTGGTAGGATTGGAGGAAGGAAAGAAGGCTTGAAGATCCTAAAAGAATTTATTCGGACAGGACTGCCATATTATTCCGAAGAACATAGCGAGCCTAGGCCTCCTACTACGACAAAGGCCTCTTCTTTATCCGCGTACTTGCATTTTGGGATGATCTCTGCGGAAGAGATCGTGAACGCGGTCTTAGGATCCGATCCGAAAGTGGATTGGTCTCCCGATCTTCTGAATTCTTCCTATCGAGGAAAGAATGCAGGCTTCTTTCATCCGAATGAAAATGTGAATTCTTTCTTGGACGAACTACTTACTTGGAGAGAGCTAGGCTATCTTCTATTCTATAGATCTCCTAGTTTCCGAAAGGACCTCTCCATTCTTCCGGACTGGGCAAAACAGTCTTTGCACCTGCACAGAAAGGACAAGAGAGAATATCTATATTCTAAAGAAGAATTAGAGAACGCAAAGACTCACGATCCCGTTTGGAATGCGGCACAGAAGGAATTGGTCCTTACCGGTTCTATGCAGAACTATCTGAGAATGCTTTGGGGAAAGAAGATCCTAGAATGGGCTCGCTCTCCCGAGGAAGCGTTCTCCATATTAGAGGATTTGAATCATAAATACGCGTATGACGGAAGAGATCCGAATTCCTATACGGGGATCCTATGGTGTTTTGGCGCTTTCGATCGGCCTTGGTTTCCGGAAAGAGCGGTTTTTGGAAATATCAGATATATGTCTTCGGATTCCACTGCCAAAAAATTCAAACTAAAGCCGTATCTTGCATACATCAAAAGCCTGGAAGAAGGTGCGGGACCTGATCTTTTTGCATAA
- a CDS encoding DUF962 domain-containing protein has protein sequence MTENKQYNTLNEFWPFYLREHSNKMNRVLHFIGTSCALFFIASAIFYLNFWYLLAALFSGYFFAWIGHFFLEKNRPATFIYPVKSFISDFRMYFCTITGRLGKELQKAGVK, from the coding sequence ATGACTGAAAATAAACAATACAATACTCTCAACGAATTCTGGCCGTTTTATCTAAGAGAACATTCCAATAAAATGAATCGGGTTCTGCATTTTATAGGAACATCCTGCGCTCTGTTTTTCATTGCTTCCGCGATTTTTTACTTAAACTTTTGGTATCTGCTCGCTGCCCTGTTTAGCGGATATTTCTTTGCTTGGATCGGACATTTCTTCTTAGAAAAGAATCGTCCTGCAACTTTTATCTATCCGGTGAAATCCTTTATCAGCGATTTTAGGATGTATTTTTGCACGATCACCGGTCGATTAGGCAAGGAGTTGCAGAAAGCTGGAGTAAAATAG